The following are from one region of the Rosistilla carotiformis genome:
- a CDS encoding ABC transporter ATP-binding protein, which yields MRNFCRILRISFRQRLAIAGVVLSSAFVALLWGLNIGTLYPMIEIVFEGDGVSSYVEKEQAKLVTEISQIQADLQQLADERGLATTDEERTRIDSVILWNESKLAVENRKSEALAWAAPLAAKYLPNRPFQVLVMLIVVLMVGTAIKLVALTANLMLVQEVSERTCMDVRNMLFRQSLRLDLNSFGDNGSSGLTARLTNDVGNLATGINVLFGRTIREPMKMIVCVAGAAIVCWRLLLLIMVIAPVMGWVISMLSKSIRRASRRVMEEMTQMYSVLTEAFAGIKVVKAYNTQGFERARFARSAQLCYSKSMKASWYHSLTRPATEMLGMAMIALAIIAGGYLVLNQKTHLLGIRMTYTELGFAEVLLFFAFLIGTTDPARKLTDVWSVLQRGIAAADRIYEILDQPIRVVDPAQPVTLQGRHQKIAFNDIKFSYPSGPLTLNGLNLEIHQGENIAIVGPNGSGKSTLINLLCRFYDPQGGSVTIDDVPVSQLRLRDLRRRIGLVTQRTFLFEDTILNNIRYGSPGATEQQVIEAAERAHADEFIMSKMPDGYQTLLGCGSMHLSGGQMQRIALARAILRDPEILILDEATSQIDLESEALIHDVLADFLKDRTGIMITHRPTTLELADRIAIIEQGELSEIGTHHQLIGNNAFYSSLVGNEISKAA from the coding sequence ATGCGAAATTTTTGCCGCATCCTGCGGATCTCATTTCGGCAACGTTTGGCGATCGCTGGCGTTGTCCTATCGTCGGCCTTTGTCGCTTTGTTGTGGGGTTTGAACATCGGAACGTTGTATCCGATGATCGAAATCGTCTTCGAGGGGGATGGTGTCTCCAGCTACGTCGAGAAAGAACAGGCCAAGCTCGTCACCGAGATCAGCCAGATTCAGGCCGACCTTCAGCAACTCGCTGATGAACGCGGGCTAGCGACGACCGATGAAGAACGCACTCGGATCGATAGTGTGATCCTATGGAACGAATCGAAGCTTGCCGTTGAAAACCGCAAGTCCGAGGCGCTGGCTTGGGCTGCTCCTTTAGCCGCGAAGTATTTGCCGAACCGGCCGTTTCAAGTGTTGGTCATGTTGATCGTGGTGCTGATGGTGGGCACGGCGATCAAGTTAGTTGCCCTGACGGCCAACTTGATGTTGGTCCAGGAGGTCTCTGAACGCACCTGCATGGACGTACGGAACATGCTGTTTCGCCAATCGTTGCGTTTGGATTTAAACAGCTTTGGCGACAACGGCTCCAGCGGTTTGACCGCGCGATTGACCAATGACGTTGGAAACTTAGCCACGGGGATCAACGTCCTGTTTGGACGCACGATTCGGGAGCCGATGAAGATGATCGTTTGTGTCGCGGGTGCGGCGATTGTCTGCTGGCGGTTGTTGCTCTTGATCATGGTCATCGCCCCGGTGATGGGTTGGGTGATCTCGATGCTCAGCAAATCGATCCGCCGCGCGAGCCGCCGCGTGATGGAGGAGATGACCCAGATGTACAGCGTGCTGACCGAAGCGTTCGCGGGCATCAAAGTGGTGAAAGCCTATAACACGCAAGGTTTTGAACGGGCCCGTTTCGCCCGCTCCGCTCAACTTTGTTACAGCAAGTCGATGAAGGCCTCTTGGTATCATTCGTTGACGCGTCCGGCGACCGAAATGTTGGGGATGGCGATGATCGCATTGGCGATTATCGCTGGCGGATATTTGGTTCTCAACCAAAAGACCCACTTGCTGGGAATTCGCATGACCTATACCGAATTAGGTTTCGCGGAGGTCCTGCTGTTTTTCGCCTTCTTGATCGGAACGACCGACCCGGCTCGGAAATTGACCGACGTATGGAGCGTCCTACAACGTGGGATCGCGGCGGCCGACCGGATCTATGAAATTCTGGATCAACCGATTCGTGTCGTCGATCCCGCACAGCCGGTGACGCTGCAAGGACGCCATCAAAAGATTGCCTTCAACGACATCAAGTTCTCTTATCCATCGGGACCGCTGACGCTAAATGGCTTGAATTTGGAGATCCACCAAGGTGAAAACATCGCCATCGTGGGACCGAACGGTTCGGGTAAAAGCACGCTGATCAATCTGTTGTGCCGGTTCTACGATCCACAGGGCGGCAGCGTCACAATTGACGACGTGCCGGTCAGTCAGCTGCGGCTTCGCGATCTGCGACGCCGGATCGGCTTGGTTACTCAACGCACATTCCTGTTCGAAGACACGATTCTTAACAACATTCGCTACGGATCTCCTGGTGCCACCGAACAGCAGGTGATCGAGGCTGCCGAGCGTGCCCATGCTGACGAGTTCATCATGAGCAAGATGCCCGACGGCTATCAGACGCTGTTGGGCTGCGGAAGCATGCACCTTAGCGGTGGACAGATGCAGCGGATTGCTTTGGCTCGGGCAATTTTGCGAGATCCTGAGATTTTGATCCTCGACGAAGCGACAAGCCAGATCGACTTGGAAAGCGAAGCCTTGATCCACGACGTATTGGCTGATTTCTTGAAAGATCGTACCGGGATCATGATCACCCACCGTCCCACGACTTTGGAACTGGCCGATCGAATCGCGATCATTGAACAGGGGGAACTGTCGGAAATCGGCACCCATCATCAATTGATCGGGAATAACGCCTTCTACAGCAGTTTGGTCGGTAACGAAATCAGCAAAGCCGCATAG